In a genomic window of Paracoccaceae bacterium:
- a CDS encoding PAS domain-containing protein: protein MSPVADTLQDILTEDVSFDGFSRTQIPMVVSNPHLEDNPLVYVNHAFTAQTGYARSAVIGRNCRFLQGEETDIEAVNRLREGIARQEPVSVDILNYRANGEAFMNRLLIAPLTDQKGNLQFYVGIQKELKSGTQDTMTDLVQRQLAEIQDRVETDMSLIIGMVRQQSSGTSVAADYTALTRRIETFQLLYEEMQLSDTQSNRDSIHLGSYLSRLCCAIGHVYGRSGIRLNMQLEPLDVPIETASRVGLVASEVLTNAFQHAFERIDTGLIEVRMSQLSGGGLRIIISDDGLGIPSKMNWPDPSTVGGQIMTGLIEGMEGTLQLGRGAAGSFVTIDVPAGASLIQ from the coding sequence GTGTCACCAGTGGCAGATACGCTTCAGGATATCCTAACGGAAGATGTATCTTTTGATGGGTTTAGCCGAACACAGATCCCGATGGTGGTCAGCAATCCGCACTTGGAAGACAATCCGCTGGTCTATGTGAATCACGCATTTACGGCTCAGACCGGCTATGCCCGGAGCGCCGTCATCGGGCGAAACTGCCGGTTTTTACAAGGCGAGGAAACGGACATTGAAGCGGTCAACCGTCTGCGTGAAGGCATCGCGCGGCAAGAGCCGGTTTCCGTGGACATTCTCAATTATCGCGCCAATGGCGAGGCCTTCATGAACCGGCTGTTGATCGCACCGCTGACGGACCAAAAAGGAAATCTTCAGTTTTACGTCGGTATTCAAAAAGAACTGAAGTCCGGCACTCAGGACACAATGACCGACCTCGTGCAGAGGCAACTTGCCGAAATTCAGGATCGTGTTGAAACTGACATGTCTTTGATCATCGGCATGGTGCGACAGCAATCCAGCGGCACCTCCGTTGCAGCCGATTACACCGCGCTCACCCGCCGCATTGAGACTTTTCAATTGCTGTATGAGGAAATGCAGCTGTCTGATACGCAATCCAACCGCGACAGCATTCATCTTGGCAGTTACCTGTCCCGGCTGTGTTGCGCGATCGGTCATGTCTACGGCAGATCGGGCATCCGGTTGAATATGCAACTTGAGCCGCTTGATGTGCCGATTGAAACAGCATCGCGGGTTGGTCTTGTTGCCTCTGAGGTTCTGACGAATGCCTTTCAACATGCTTTTGAAAGGATTGACACCGGGTTGATTGAAGTGCGCATGTCTCAACTGAGCGGCGGTGGTCTTCGGATAATCATTTCGGACGATGGACTTGGGATACCCTCCAAAATGAATTGGCCGGATCCGTCCACCGTCGGCGGCCAGATCATGACCGGACTGATTGAGGGTATGGAAGGCACGTTGCAACTGGGGCGCGGTGCGGCCGGTAGTTTCGTGACAATAGACGTCCCGGCGGGTGCCTCGTTGATACAATGA
- the dprA gene encoding DNA-processing protein DprA translates to MTDKDHNPSSTHPPLPPTSEDEQFSRLRLLRSRRVGVTTYKRLLTEHGTAQNALAALPEVARAAGVEKYEICPEAVVQAELNAARAAGAQLIMHETPAYPEILAQLVDAPPFLWVIGDPQLLGRPMISLVGARNASSLGTRMSKSLARDLGSEGYVVVSGLARGVDTAAHLAALPFGTVAVQAGGVDVIYPTENTQLALDIAQSGLRISEQPMGLQPMARHFPTRNRIISGLSQATIVVEAAAKSGSLITARDALDQGRDVLAVPGNPFDARAAGCNQLIREGAILIRSVSDVIEALTPLHGQTAKIPRPAAVREQPQQPTKTKRALKDVATLHRKILSRLSPSPIAEDQLIRDLAVTAAVAAPVLLDLEMDGQITRRSGGLLTRV, encoded by the coding sequence ATGACTGACAAGGACCACAATCCTTCTTCCACTCACCCCCCACTCCCACCCACCTCGGAAGATGAACAGTTCTCCCGGCTCCGTCTGTTGCGATCTCGCCGGGTTGGTGTAACGACGTACAAACGACTGCTGACTGAACACGGCACTGCGCAGAACGCGCTGGCCGCGCTACCTGAGGTAGCGCGTGCCGCCGGCGTTGAAAAATACGAAATATGTCCGGAGGCCGTCGTGCAGGCCGAATTGAACGCTGCCCGTGCCGCCGGCGCGCAGTTGATCATGCACGAAACCCCCGCCTATCCGGAGATATTAGCCCAACTTGTGGATGCACCGCCATTTTTGTGGGTCATTGGGGATCCACAACTGTTGGGACGCCCGATGATTTCACTGGTTGGGGCCCGCAACGCGTCCTCTCTGGGAACACGCATGAGTAAATCGCTCGCCCGAGATCTGGGCAGCGAGGGTTACGTCGTCGTTTCAGGTCTTGCACGCGGTGTGGATACTGCGGCCCACCTTGCCGCACTTCCTTTTGGAACTGTTGCTGTACAGGCGGGCGGCGTGGATGTGATCTATCCTACGGAAAATACGCAACTGGCTCTGGACATTGCACAGAGCGGGCTGCGGATTTCGGAACAGCCTATGGGACTGCAGCCCATGGCGCGTCATTTTCCAACCCGCAACCGCATCATTTCCGGCCTGAGCCAGGCCACAATTGTTGTCGAAGCTGCGGCCAAGTCCGGCAGCTTGATCACGGCGCGCGATGCGCTCGATCAGGGGCGTGATGTTTTGGCCGTGCCGGGCAATCCCTTCGATGCCCGTGCGGCCGGATGCAATCAATTGATCCGCGAAGGTGCGATACTCATCCGTTCCGTCTCTGATGTAATCGAAGCGCTAACGCCTCTACACGGACAGACCGCGAAAATACCGCGGCCTGCGGCGGTCCGGGAACAACCCCAGCAGCCTACAAAGACAAAGAGAGCTTTGAAGGACGTTGCGACACTGCATCGTAAGATACTGTCACGCCTCAGCCCTTCACCGATTGCCGAAGATCAATTGATCCGTGATCTTGCTGTCACCGCGGCAGTTGCGGCGCCCGTTCTGCTTGATTTGGAAATGGACGGTCAGATCACGCGCAGATCCGGCGGGCTTTTGACGCGTGTGTAA
- the coxB gene encoding cytochrome c oxidase subunit II, which produces MKRFFTFSSLLAGFAATTAQAQDNLEIIGSPVDGKMGFQPAVTELATDLQWLDGMILIIITAITLFVTGLILWVAYRYNAKRNATAASFTHHTPIEIAWTVVPIVILVFIGAFSLPILFKQQEIPEADITIKVTGYQWYWDYEYVDDGFEFSSYMIGAPATGGTNMKTPEVIAQLEEAGYSEQEFLLATDTSVVVPVNKTIVMQVTGGDVIHAWTIPAFGVKQDAVPGRLAELWFKAEQEGIYFGQCSELCGLNHTYMPITVKVVSEEAYAAWLAEAKEEYAGIPQTRVIASK; this is translated from the coding sequence ATGAAACGTTTTTTCACTTTTTCAAGCCTTCTGGCCGGGTTTGCGGCAACTACTGCACAGGCTCAGGACAACCTTGAAATCATCGGAAGCCCGGTAGATGGCAAGATGGGTTTCCAGCCCGCTGTGACGGAACTGGCGACCGACCTGCAATGGCTCGATGGCATGATCCTGATCATCATCACGGCGATCACGCTTTTCGTGACCGGACTGATTCTATGGGTGGCTTATCGCTATAACGCCAAGCGGAATGCGACAGCGGCGAGCTTCACGCACCACACACCGATTGAGATTGCATGGACGGTTGTTCCGATCGTCATCCTTGTTTTCATCGGTGCGTTTTCTTTGCCGATTCTGTTCAAGCAGCAGGAAATTCCCGAAGCTGACATCACCATCAAAGTGACAGGATATCAGTGGTATTGGGATTACGAATATGTAGATGACGGTTTTGAGTTCTCAAGCTACATGATCGGCGCGCCAGCGACGGGCGGCACAAACATGAAGACACCAGAAGTGATCGCGCAGCTTGAAGAGGCGGGTTACTCTGAGCAGGAATTCCTGCTCGCAACGGACACATCCGTTGTTGTGCCTGTGAACAAAACCATCGTCATGCAGGTAACCGGCGGGGACGTGATCCATGCCTGGACCATTCCAGCCTTTGGTGTGAAGCAAGACGCAGTACCGGGTCGTCTGGCCGAACTGTGGTTCAAGGCCGAACAAGAAGGTATCTACTTCGGTCAGTGTTCTGAATTGTGCGGTTTGAACCACACCTACATGCCGATCACAGTCAAAGTTGTGTCTGAAGAGGCCTATGCCGCTTGGCTTGCTGAGGCAAAGGAAGAATACGCGGGCATCCCGCAGACCCGCGTGATCGCGTCAAAGTAA
- a CDS encoding cytochrome C oxidase assembly protein: protein MTFRPEHELHTRRKGRNVGVGLMLAAFVVLVMALTFTKVADGDFELPKAEELTQ from the coding sequence ATGACTTTTCGCCCCGAACATGAACTGCACACGCGTCGAAAAGGGCGGAATGTAGGTGTCGGCCTGATGTTGGCGGCTTTTGTTGTTCTGGTCATGGCGTTGACCTTTACCAAGGTCGCAGATGGTGATTTCGAACTGCCAAAGGCGGAGGAGTTGACTCAGTAA
- a CDS encoding lytic transglycosylase domain-containing protein, translating to MRVRSTLALIGAMGMEFSVAAETPQPFPVFEAKRIGVPVAGQKRSLVQIDPEEQRAALAVPQPAWEPVVLDAPPAAVAKPIGRYGWFWDRVSPSIFDTGPGRLEQVMDVIIGSGEIAAPRLQHMQTIAKANGTDILKSTVGTRVSPALVLAVISVESAGAVDAVSRAGAIGLMQLMPATAARFGVKDSLTASQNIAGGVKYLDWLMGEFAGDPVLVLAGYNAGEGNVRTHSGVPPFAETRDYVPSVLAAFQVARGLCLTPPELITDGCVFAAMD from the coding sequence ATGCGTGTACGTTCAACTCTCGCACTGATTGGTGCGATGGGGATGGAATTTTCGGTCGCGGCCGAAACCCCGCAACCCTTCCCGGTATTTGAGGCGAAACGTATCGGCGTGCCGGTTGCGGGCCAAAAGCGTAGCCTCGTCCAAATTGACCCCGAGGAACAACGTGCGGCACTCGCCGTACCTCAGCCAGCATGGGAACCGGTCGTGCTCGATGCGCCTCCCGCCGCAGTAGCGAAACCCATCGGCCGATATGGTTGGTTCTGGGACCGAGTGTCACCTTCTATTTTTGATACTGGGCCGGGAAGGCTCGAGCAGGTCATGGATGTGATCATTGGATCCGGAGAGATTGCCGCCCCGCGGCTTCAGCATATGCAAACCATTGCCAAGGCCAATGGCACGGACATCTTGAAATCCACCGTCGGTACGCGGGTGTCACCAGCCTTGGTCCTCGCAGTGATTTCAGTTGAATCTGCAGGAGCCGTCGATGCAGTAAGCCGGGCAGGGGCGATAGGGTTAATGCAATTAATGCCCGCAACGGCCGCGCGTTTCGGCGTGAAAGACAGCTTGACCGCGTCGCAAAATATCGCTGGCGGTGTGAAATATCTGGATTGGCTGATGGGAGAGTTTGCTGGCGACCCGGTGCTTGTGCTGGCTGGTTATAATGCGGGTGAAGGGAATGTGCGTACGCACTCTGGCGTGCCGCCTTTCGCCGAGACCCGAGATTACGTGCCCTCGGTCCTCGCGGCATTTCAGGTCGCGCGCGGTCTATGTTTGACGCCGCCTGAATTGATCACCGACGGCTGTGTTTTTGCGGCAATGGACTGA
- the cyoE gene encoding heme o synthase, translated as MTDVSYTSPAGEYDTQLGDYFALLKPRVMSLVVFTALVGLLAAPAPVHPIIGFASILFVAIGAGASGALNMWWDADIDGVMQRTAKRPIPSGRVPSGEALSLGLALSGLSVMMLGLAANLLAAGLLAFTIFFYAVVYSMWLKRSTPQNIVIGGAAGAFPPVIGWVIATGSFSVEAWLMFALIFMWTPPHFWALALFMKTDYNDADVPMLTVTHGRRTTRVHIIAYTVLLAILAVGTAFTAIGGPLYLAVAVVLNGLFLKGAVDIWRRDETSALDDNYRVEKKFFRLSLWYLFAHFGMILVEAMLRPFGLGGW; from the coding sequence ATGACTGATGTAAGCTACACCAGCCCTGCCGGCGAATATGACACACAGCTTGGTGACTATTTCGCCCTGTTAAAGCCGCGCGTTATGTCTCTGGTTGTGTTTACAGCCTTGGTCGGCCTGCTTGCAGCGCCAGCCCCAGTGCATCCGATCATCGGCTTTGCCTCTATCCTGTTCGTTGCGATCGGGGCAGGAGCCTCTGGCGCTCTGAATATGTGGTGGGACGCGGATATCGACGGCGTGATGCAGCGTACGGCCAAGCGGCCCATCCCATCCGGGCGTGTGCCTTCGGGAGAAGCGCTTTCGCTCGGTCTGGCGCTTTCTGGTCTGTCTGTAATGATGCTGGGTCTTGCGGCAAACTTGCTGGCAGCTGGACTGCTGGCCTTCACGATATTTTTCTACGCTGTCGTGTATTCGATGTGGCTAAAGCGGTCTACGCCGCAAAATATCGTGATCGGCGGTGCAGCAGGTGCATTTCCGCCCGTGATTGGTTGGGTCATCGCCACGGGTAGTTTCTCCGTTGAGGCATGGCTGATGTTTGCGCTGATCTTCATGTGGACGCCGCCGCACTTCTGGGCCTTGGCGCTGTTCATGAAAACCGACTACAACGACGCAGATGTGCCGATGCTCACTGTGACGCATGGTCGGCGTACCACGCGCGTTCATATCATCGCCTATACGGTCCTTTTGGCGATCCTGGCTGTCGGTACAGCATTCACAGCCATCGGCGGACCGCTGTACCTTGCTGTTGCTGTTGTCCTCAACGGTCTTTTTCTCAAAGGTGCGGTGGACATATGGCGGCGCGATGAAACTTCGGCACTGGATGACAACTACCGTGTCGAGAAAAAGTTCTTCCGCCTGTCGCTCTGGTATCTTTTTGCTCATTTCGGGATGATTCTGGTCGAAGCCATGCTGCGCCCCTTTGGACTTGGAGGCTGGTAG
- the topA gene encoding type I DNA topoisomerase, with translation MPVVVVESPAKAKTINAYLGNDYTVLASYGHVRDLPPKDGSVDTEQDFDMLWEVASDSKKHVKAIADALKEDNALILATDPDREGEAISWHLQEALTKRKSIKKDTPVSRVVFNAITKSAVTEAMKNPRQVDMPLVEAYLARRALDYLVGFNLSPVLWRKLPGAKSAGRVQSVTLRLIVEREMEIEAFRNREYWSVKALLATPRGQEFEARLTVLAGKKLDRFDIENQTQAEMAVQAISSRALTVQSVEAKPANRNPSAPFMTSTLQQEASRKFGMGARQAMSTAQRLYEAGYITYMRTDGIDMAPEAVQAARSAIETLYGKEYVPSNPRMYKNKAKNAQEAHECIRPTEMLTKAEDLKTSDADQRKLYDLIWKRTLACQMEAARLERTTVDVGSADSQVVLRATGQVVMFDGFLRVYEEGRDDVVDEDDKRLPQIEQGDAMDKRAVNPEQHFTQPPPRYTEATLVKKMEELGIGRPSTYASIVTTIQDREYVRKDKNRLIPEDKGRLVTAFLENYFRKYVGYGFTADLEGQLDDVSAGDADYKEVLRRFWRDFSAAVAETADLRITEVLEKINEVLEPHLFPPNEDGTDPRLCPNCGAGRLSMRTARSGGAFIGCSNYPECRYTRAFGPPGEEDDSGIPPEGKVLGEDAEDKIYAFKGRFGPYVQRGEVTEENKKPPRQSIPKDWPPEDVDLPQALKLLSLPREIGPHPEDGVMVWSNIGRYGPYLKHAASTSERGGTNANLESIDEVFTVGMNRAVQLLAEKVASRGGRGAAAKTLREVGEHPDQGGLVSIMEGKYGPYVKWDKVNATLPKGTEPEDVTLEAAVLLIEEKAAKKGKGRRKAPAKKKAAAKKA, from the coding sequence ATGCCAGTTGTCGTCGTTGAATCGCCCGCCAAAGCCAAGACAATCAACGCCTATTTAGGGAATGATTACACAGTACTGGCTTCTTACGGGCATGTGCGCGATTTACCCCCGAAGGATGGCTCCGTCGATACCGAGCAGGATTTCGACATGCTTTGGGAGGTCGCCAGTGATAGCAAAAAACACGTCAAGGCGATCGCAGATGCGCTGAAAGAGGACAATGCGCTGATCCTTGCCACTGACCCTGACCGAGAGGGCGAGGCAATCAGCTGGCATCTGCAAGAAGCGCTGACCAAGCGCAAATCCATCAAGAAAGACACGCCGGTAAGCCGTGTGGTTTTCAACGCCATTACCAAATCTGCCGTAACCGAAGCGATGAAAAACCCGCGTCAAGTCGATATGCCATTGGTGGAGGCCTATCTCGCACGCCGCGCGCTGGACTATCTGGTAGGATTTAATCTCTCGCCGGTGCTCTGGCGCAAGCTTCCCGGTGCCAAGTCTGCCGGTCGGGTCCAATCGGTTACCCTGCGTCTCATTGTTGAACGCGAAATGGAGATAGAAGCCTTTCGCAATCGCGAATACTGGTCCGTCAAGGCACTTTTAGCGACGCCACGCGGTCAGGAATTCGAAGCAAGGCTCACGGTTTTGGCGGGCAAGAAACTCGACAGGTTTGATATCGAAAACCAGACCCAGGCAGAGATGGCTGTTCAGGCAATCTCATCTCGCGCGCTAACGGTGCAATCAGTTGAGGCCAAGCCGGCCAACCGCAACCCTTCCGCTCCCTTTATGACCTCCACCCTGCAACAGGAGGCCAGCCGCAAATTCGGTATGGGCGCGCGGCAAGCGATGAGTACGGCCCAGCGGCTGTATGAAGCGGGCTATATTACCTACATGCGAACGGACGGAATCGACATGGCACCCGAGGCTGTTCAGGCCGCACGCAGCGCCATCGAAACGCTATACGGCAAGGAATATGTGCCGAGCAACCCGCGTATGTACAAAAACAAAGCCAAGAACGCTCAAGAAGCGCATGAGTGTATTAGACCGACCGAAATGCTGACCAAAGCGGAGGACCTGAAGACATCGGACGCGGATCAGCGTAAACTCTACGATCTGATCTGGAAGCGGACGCTGGCCTGCCAGATGGAGGCTGCCAGACTGGAACGCACTACCGTTGATGTCGGCAGCGCTGATTCTCAGGTCGTCCTGCGCGCTACGGGCCAGGTCGTGATGTTTGATGGGTTCTTGCGGGTGTATGAGGAAGGCCGCGACGACGTCGTCGATGAGGATGATAAGCGCCTGCCACAAATCGAACAGGGGGATGCGATGGACAAACGTGCCGTCAACCCCGAGCAGCATTTCACGCAGCCGCCACCTCGCTACACTGAAGCTACGTTGGTGAAAAAGATGGAGGAACTGGGCATTGGGCGCCCCTCCACCTATGCCTCCATCGTGACGACGATTCAGGATCGCGAATATGTGCGCAAAGACAAAAACCGACTGATCCCGGAAGATAAAGGGCGCTTGGTAACGGCTTTCCTTGAGAATTACTTTCGCAAATATGTAGGGTATGGATTTACTGCTGACCTCGAAGGCCAGTTGGATGATGTCAGCGCCGGAGATGCGGATTACAAGGAAGTCTTACGCCGGTTTTGGCGTGACTTTTCGGCAGCCGTCGCAGAAACCGCTGATCTGCGCATCACCGAAGTACTTGAAAAGATTAATGAAGTCCTGGAACCACACCTGTTTCCGCCAAATGAAGACGGAACCGACCCCCGGTTATGCCCAAATTGCGGCGCCGGCCGGTTGTCTATGCGCACGGCGCGCTCTGGTGGGGCTTTCATCGGTTGTTCAAATTACCCCGAGTGCCGCTACACCCGCGCTTTTGGTCCGCCCGGTGAGGAAGATGACAGCGGTATTCCGCCGGAAGGCAAGGTCCTTGGCGAAGACGCCGAAGACAAGATCTATGCTTTCAAGGGCCGGTTCGGTCCCTATGTGCAACGTGGTGAAGTAACGGAAGAGAACAAAAAACCGCCGCGACAATCGATTCCGAAGGATTGGCCACCAGAGGACGTGGATTTACCACAAGCACTGAAATTGCTTTCCTTGCCGCGCGAAATCGGGCCACATCCTGAGGACGGCGTTATGGTCTGGTCTAATATCGGTCGCTACGGTCCTTACCTGAAGCACGCGGCCAGCACCTCTGAGCGCGGCGGAACAAATGCCAACCTCGAAAGCATCGATGAGGTGTTCACCGTGGGCATGAACCGCGCAGTCCAATTGTTGGCGGAGAAAGTCGCCAGTCGCGGTGGACGAGGCGCGGCCGCTAAAACCCTGCGAGAGGTTGGTGAACACCCGGATCAAGGCGGGTTGGTGAGCATCATGGAAGGCAAGTACGGGCCTTACGTGAAATGGGATAAGGTCAATGCGACGCTGCCCAAAGGCACCGAACCCGAGGATGTCACGCTGGAAGCTGCGGTCCTATTGATAGAAGAAAAGGCTGCCAAAAAAGGCAAAGGCCGCCGGAAAGCGCCAGCAAAAAAGAAGGCCGCCGCCAAAAAAGCCTGA
- the tldD gene encoding metalloprotease TldD, with product MTDTPFTPFDDALDRDVALGVVQEATRGADDGELFLERRRSEALVFDDGRLKTANYDAAQGFGLRAVCGEVAGYAHSTEISEAALRRACETARLAVGEGGGTLAEAPNHTNAKLYTDQDPILSAGFPVKVETLREIDAFARGLDARVVQVSATIAASLQEIEILRPDGQSLRDVRPMTRVNVSVIVEENGRRESGSVGGGGRVGLDGLLESADWQAKTREALRVACVNLKAVPAPAGVMDVVLGPGWPGILLHEAIGHGLEGDFNRKGSSAFAGLMGQRIASKGVTVLDDGTIPDRRGSLTIDDEGTPSGKNVLIEDGILVGYMQDRQNARLMGVAPTGNGRRESYAHMPMPRMTNTYMLGGSSDPQDIVADLKDGIYAVGFGGGQVDITNGKFVFSCTEAYRVENGKVGAPVKGATLIGDGATALQKIRGIGNDMALDPGMGNCGKAGQWVPVGVGQPTLMIGGLTVGGSAS from the coding sequence ATGACAGACACGCCTTTCACGCCCTTTGATGACGCGCTGGACCGCGACGTGGCGCTTGGTGTCGTGCAAGAGGCCACGCGCGGCGCCGACGACGGAGAGCTATTTCTGGAGCGGCGGCGTTCCGAGGCACTGGTATTTGACGACGGAAGGCTCAAAACCGCAAACTATGACGCGGCGCAGGGTTTTGGGTTACGCGCAGTGTGCGGCGAAGTGGCAGGGTATGCACATTCTACAGAAATTTCCGAGGCGGCCTTGCGCCGCGCATGCGAGACGGCCCGACTCGCGGTTGGGGAGGGCGGTGGTACGCTGGCCGAGGCACCAAATCATACCAATGCGAAACTCTACACGGACCAAGATCCAATCTTGAGTGCGGGTTTTCCGGTCAAGGTGGAGACACTGCGTGAGATTGACGCCTTTGCCCGTGGATTGGATGCCCGTGTGGTGCAGGTCTCCGCAACAATTGCGGCCAGCTTGCAGGAAATCGAGATACTGCGACCCGATGGGCAATCGTTGCGCGACGTGCGTCCGATGACCCGCGTCAACGTGTCAGTGATCGTCGAGGAGAATGGCCGCCGCGAATCTGGTTCGGTGGGCGGGGGGGGGCGCGTCGGCTTGGACGGTCTTCTCGAGTCGGCTGACTGGCAGGCCAAGACCCGGGAAGCGCTGCGCGTTGCTTGCGTGAACCTGAAAGCCGTTCCAGCCCCGGCTGGCGTGATGGATGTGGTGCTTGGCCCGGGTTGGCCAGGCATCTTGCTTCATGAAGCCATCGGTCATGGACTGGAGGGCGATTTCAATCGCAAGGGCTCTTCTGCCTTCGCAGGCCTTATGGGACAACGGATCGCCAGCAAAGGCGTAACCGTTCTGGATGACGGGACGATCCCCGATCGACGCGGGTCGCTGACCATTGATGATGAAGGCACGCCTTCTGGTAAGAACGTCCTGATCGAGGACGGAATTCTTGTGGGCTACATGCAGGATCGTCAGAACGCGCGGCTGATGGGGGTCGCGCCAACCGGCAATGGCCGCCGCGAAAGCTATGCGCATATGCCGATGCCACGCATGACCAATACCTACATGCTCGGCGGGTCCTCTGATCCGCAGGATATCGTCGCGGATTTGAAGGACGGCATTTATGCTGTGGGCTTTGGCGGTGGACAGGTGGACATCACCAACGGGAAGTTCGTCTTCAGTTGCACAGAAGCGTACCGCGTCGAAAACGGAAAAGTGGGTGCCCCGGTCAAAGGGGCAACATTGATTGGCGATGGGGCAACGGCACTCCAAAAGATCAGAGGCATTGGCAACGACATGGCGCTTGATCCCGGTATGGGCAACTGCGGCAAAGCAGGGCAATGGGTGCCGGTCGGGGTCGGACAACCGACGCTTATGATCGGGGGATTGACCGTTGGGGGCTCGGCATCCTGA
- the cpaB gene encoding Flp pilus assembly protein CpaB, protein MRMIFGLVLLAGIALAGGAVFMAKNYIGAYQAELARAQQNQKAVVPTQTVYVASRALIYGDVLQQDDVRAVAWPVSAIPEGTFSDMVDMFPEGEDEVRLIVRAMEKDEAIMQVKVTEPGEDIGLTTRLEKGTRAFAIRVDVASGVSGFLRPGDRVDIYWTGSINRGPDSGEVTKLIEDAVRLIAVDQNDAQINGARIARTVTVAVKPEQVAALAQAQSTGNLSLSLVGAGDDTQISEIQVDQMTLLGLSAQEPTPVVEQARECSIRTRRGAEVVSMPIPCTN, encoded by the coding sequence ATGCGTATGATTTTCGGATTGGTACTATTGGCGGGCATCGCGCTTGCGGGTGGTGCGGTATTCATGGCCAAAAATTACATTGGCGCCTATCAGGCGGAATTGGCGCGCGCTCAGCAAAATCAGAAGGCAGTCGTTCCAACGCAAACCGTCTATGTGGCATCGCGTGCGTTGATTTATGGTGATGTTTTGCAACAGGATGACGTGCGCGCGGTCGCCTGGCCTGTGAGTGCGATCCCGGAGGGCACCTTCAGCGATATGGTCGATATGTTCCCTGAAGGCGAAGACGAGGTGCGCCTCATTGTGCGCGCCATGGAAAAAGATGAAGCCATCATGCAGGTGAAAGTCACCGAGCCGGGTGAGGATATCGGCCTGACGACCCGCCTTGAAAAAGGCACCCGCGCATTTGCGATCCGCGTGGATGTTGCCAGCGGCGTGTCAGGCTTTTTGCGCCCAGGCGACCGCGTCGATATCTATTGGACAGGCAGCATCAACAGGGGCCCGGACAGTGGCGAGGTCACGAAACTGATCGAGGACGCGGTACGTCTGATCGCCGTGGACCAGAACGACGCGCAAATCAACGGTGCGCGGATCGCGCGGACCGTCACGGTTGCTGTCAAACCCGAACAGGTTGCGGCGCTGGCGCAAGCACAGTCCACTGGCAATCTATCGCTGTCTCTCGTTGGGGCCGGAGATGATACACAGATCTCTGAAATACAGGTGGATCAGATGACTTTGCTGGGCTTGAGCGCGCAGGAACCAACACCTGTTGTAGAGCAAGCGCGCGAATGCAGCATCAGGACACGTCGTGGTGCCGAAGTCGTTTCCATGCCAATACCCTGCACAAATTAA
- a CDS encoding CoA transferase subunit A, translating to MKKVYSSASEALDGVLQDGMLIAAGGFGLCGIPELLLGAIREAGTRDLTFASNNAGVDDFGIGILLQTKQVRKMISSYVGENAEFMRQYLSGELELEFNPQGTLAERMRAGGCGIPGFYTKTGVGTVIAEGKEHKDFDGETYIMERGIVADLAIVKAWKADETGNLMFRKTARNFNPPAAMCGRICVAEVEEIVPLGSLDPDKIHLPGIYVHRLIQGTHEKRIEQRTIRAA from the coding sequence ATGAAGAAAGTCTATAGCTCGGCGTCAGAGGCGCTTGATGGGGTGTTGCAGGACGGCATGTTGATTGCGGCGGGCGGGTTTGGCCTTTGCGGCATTCCGGAACTGTTGCTGGGCGCGATCCGTGAGGCGGGTACCCGCGATCTGACCTTTGCCTCCAACAATGCGGGCGTGGATGATTTTGGCATTGGTATCCTGTTGCAGACCAAACAGGTGCGCAAAATGATTTCCTCCTATGTCGGCGAAAACGCTGAATTCATGAGACAATATCTGTCTGGCGAGTTGGAACTGGAGTTCAATCCGCAAGGCACGCTGGCCGAACGGATGCGCGCCGGGGGCTGTGGGATCCCGGGTTTTTACACCAAAACCGGCGTCGGCACGGTGATCGCGGAGGGCAAGGAACACAAGGATTTTGACGGCGAAACCTACATCATGGAACGCGGGATCGTGGCGGATCTGGCGATTGTGAAAGCCTGGAAGGCCGATGAAACCGGCAACCTGATGTTTCGCAAAACCGCGCGCAACTTCAACCCACCGGCGGCCATGTGCGGGCGCATCTGCGTGGCCGAAGTGGAGGAAATCGTGCCGCTGGGCAGCCTCGATCCGGACAAAATCCACCTGCCGGGCATCTACGTGCACCGCCTGATCCAAGGCACCCACGAAAAACGCATCGAACAACGTACAATACGCGCGGCTTAG